The Maniola hyperantus chromosome 6, iAphHyp1.2, whole genome shotgun sequence sequence CAAACTGTTTATGCGGTGCGCTGCGttgcggtgcgctgcggtgcggtgcggtgcggtgcgatgAGGTGCGGTGCAGGGCGATGCGCTGTGGTGTGTTGCACTATggtgcgatgcggtgcggtgcggtgcggaggTAGATAGCGGCGATACATTGCAAGGATCATCAGGCAGAGTGAAAAGATCATCAGTGAGTGGATGTAAATTATGATCCTCGGCTCATAATTTATAGCGCTATCGCACAGTCCACTCCGCCCGATGATCCTTGTAATATATCGCTCGCTGTTCCactacataggtataatacataCTACTGTACCTACAACAAGGTATAGTTTTCTACACACTAAAATATAGCGACTAAGCTATCAAACTGTGTATGCGGTGCGCTGcgttgcggtgcggtgcggtgcggtgcgatgAGGTGCGGTGCGGGGCGGTGCGATGCGGTGTGGTGCGGAAGTAGATAGCGGCGATACATTGCAAGGATCATCAGGCAGAGTGAAAAGATCATCAGTGAGTGGATGTAAATTATGATCCTCGGCTCATAATTTATAGCGCTATCGCACAGTCCACTCCGCCCGATGATCCTTGTAATATATCGCTCGCTGTTCCactacataggtataatacataCTACTGTACCTACAACAAGGTATAGTTTTCTACACACTAAAATATAGCGACTAAGCTATCAAACTGTTTATGCGGTGCGCTGCGTTGCGGTGCGGTGCAgtgcggtgcgatgcggtgcggggcgatgcgatgcggtgcggtgcggtgcggtgcggaggTAGATAGCGGCGATACATTGCAAGGATCATCAGGCAGAGTGAAAAGATCATCAGTGAGTGGATGTAAATTATGATCCTCGGCTCATAATTTATTGCGCTATCGCACAGTCCACTCCGCCCGATGATCCTTGTAATATATCGCTCGCTGTTCCactacataggtataatacataCGACTGTATCTACAACAAGGTATAGTTTTCTACACACTAAAATATAGCGACTAAGCTATCAAACTGTTTATGCGGTGCGCTGCGttgcggtgcgctgcggtgcggtgcggtgcggtgcgatgAGGTGCGGTGCAGGGCGATGCGCTGTGGTGTGTTGCACTATggtgcgatgcggtgcggtgcggtgcggaggTAGATAGCGGCGATACATTGCAAGGATCATCAGGCAGAGTGAAAAGATCATCAGTGAGTGGATGTAAATTATGATCCTCGGCTCATAATTTATAGCGCTATCGCACAGTCCACTCCGCCCGATGATCCTTGTAATATATCGCTCGCTGTTCCactacataggtataatacataCTACTGTACCTACAACAAGGTATAGTTTTCTACACACTAAAATATAGCGACTAAGCTATCAAACTGTGTATGCGGTGCGCTGcgttgcggtgcggtgcggtgcggtgcgatgAGGTGCGGTGCGGGGCGGTGCGATGCGGTGTGGTGCGGAAGTAGATAGCGGCGATACATTGCAAGGATCATCAGGCAGAGTGAAAAGATCATCAGTGAGTGGATGTAAATTATGATCCTCGGCTCATAATTTATAGCGCTATCGCACAGTCCACTCTGGCTGATGATCCTTGTAATATATCGCTCGCTGTTCCactacataggtataatacataCTACTGTATCTACAACAAGGTATAGTTTTCTACACACTAAAATATAGCGACTAAGCTATCAAACTGTTTATGCGGTGCGCTGCGttgcggtgcgctgcggtgcggtgcggtgcggtgcgatgAGGTGCGGTGCAGGGCGATGCGCTGTGGTGTGTTGCACTATggtgcgatgcggtgcggtgcggtgcggaggTAGATAGCGGCGATACATTGCAAGGATCATCAGGCAGAGTGAAAAGATCATCAGTGAGTGGATGTAAATTATGATCCTCGGCTCATAATTTATAGCGCTATCGCACAGTCCACTCCGCCCGATGATCCTTGTAATATATCGCTCGCTGTTCCactacataggtataatacataCTACTGTACCTACAACAAGGTATAGTTTTCTACACACTAAAATATAGCGACTAAGCTATCAAACTGTGTATGCGGTGCGCTGcgttgcggtgcggtgcggtgcggtgcgatgAGGTGCGGTGCGGGGCGGTGCGATGCGGTGTGGTGCGGAAGTAGATAGCGGCGATACATTGCAAGGATCATCAGGCAGAGTGAAAAGATCATCAGTGAGTGGATGTAAATTATGATCCTCGGCTCATAATTTATAGCGCTATCGCACAGTCCACTCCGCCCGATGATCCTTGTAATATATCGCTCGCTGTTCCactacataggtataatacataCTACTGTACCTACAACAAGGTATAGTTTTCTACACACTAAAATATAGCGACTAAGCTATCAAACTGTTTATGCGGTGCGCTGCGTTGCGGTGCGGTGCAgtgcggtgcgatgcggtgcggggcgatgcgatgcggtgcggtgcggtgcggtgcggaggTAGATAGCGGCGATACATTGCAAGGATCATCAGGCAGAGTGAAAAGATCATCAGTGAGTGGATGTAAATTATGATCCTCGGCTCATAATTTATTGCGCTATCGCACAGTCCACTCCGCCCGATGATCCTTGTAATATATCGCTCGCTGTTCCactacataggtataatacataCGACTGTATCTACAACAAGGTATAGTTTTCTACACACTAAAATATAGCGACTAAGCTATCAAACTGTTTATGCGGTGCGCTGCGTTGCGGTGCGGTGCAgtgcggtgcgatgcggtgcggggcgatgcgatgcggtgcggtgcggtgcggtgtggagGTAGATAGCGGCGATACATTGCAAGGATCATCAGGCAGAGTGAAAAGATCATCAGTGAGTGGATGTAAATTATGATCCTCGGCTCATAATTTATTGCGCTATCGCACAGTCCACTCCGCCCGATGATCCTTGTAATATATCGCTCGCTGTTCCactacataggtataatacataCGACTGTATCTACAACAAGGTATAGTTTTCTACACACTAAAATATAGCGACTAAGCTATCAAACTGTTTATGCGGTGCGCTGAGTTGCGGTGCGGTGCAgtgcggtgcgatgcggtgcggggcgatgcgatgcggtgcggtgcggtgcggtgcggaggTAGATAGCGGCGATACATTGCAAGGATCATCAGGCAGAGTGAAAAGATCATCAGTGAGTGGATGTAATGTATGATCCTCGGCTCATAATTTATTGCGCTATCGCACAGTCCACTCCGCCCTATGATCCTTGTAATATATCGCTCGCTGTTCCACTACATAGGTATAACACATTCTACTGTAGCTACAAGAAGGTATAGTTTTCTACACACTAAAATATAGCGA is a genomic window containing:
- the LOC138402487 gene encoding glutamine-rich protein 2-like — translated: MRCGAMRCGAVRCGAEVDSGDTLQGSSGRVKRSSLSNCVCGALRCGAVRCGAMRCGAGRYQTVYAVRCVAVRCGAVRCGAMRCGAGRCAVVCCTMVRCGAVRCGAIKLCMRCAALRCGAVRCDEVRCGAVRCGVVRCGALRCGAVQCGAMRCGAMRCGAVRCGAVRCGAVQCGAMRCGAMRCGAVRCGAVQCGAMRCGAMRCGAVRCGAVRCGAVRCDEVRCGAVRCGRLSYQTVYAVRCVAVRCGAVRCGAMRCGAGRCAVVCCTMVRCGAVRCGGLVFWDKVEWRAHAHVGVPNQVDGLNLLCNKHACLCAHNANNRSHWSHTSSSKEFIATTTLARVND